A window of uncultured Draconibacterium sp. contains these coding sequences:
- a CDS encoding efflux RND transporter periplasmic adaptor subunit yields the protein MKTIKTIKNLSSLFVLLTIFSCSNSQQGQVKMAGQVREYLVQEVSPSDITISQDFPTLLQGEQTVEIRPRVAGYIEDILVDEGDFVKKGQILFKINADDIQAQVRSAEAQVKVAASQVSTAKINVNKTQPLVEKNIVSDFELESAKANLLAAEAQLAQANANLANAKANLKYTIISSPTNGIIGTFPYRVGSLVSSSITNPLTTVSNTTRMQAYFSMNEKDFLQMTKDLEGTTTREKLEKLPEIELVLSDNSVYPYKGKVEIASGIVDTQTGAINIRASFPNPEGNLRSGSSGRVRLPEVHHSALTVPQSVTFEIQGNRFVYVVNAENKVVNTPISTVTGNLKQVYVVTSGLKAGDKIVTEGIATLRDGMEIKPRLAENSNSVTENQLSGK from the coding sequence ATGAAAACAATTAAGACAATTAAAAATTTAAGTAGTTTGTTCGTACTACTTACCATTTTCTCGTGCTCGAATTCGCAACAGGGGCAGGTAAAAATGGCGGGACAGGTGCGTGAATACCTGGTTCAGGAAGTTTCGCCAAGCGATATTACCATTTCACAGGATTTTCCTACACTGTTGCAAGGAGAACAAACTGTTGAAATTCGTCCGCGCGTTGCAGGTTATATTGAAGACATTTTAGTAGATGAAGGTGACTTTGTAAAAAAGGGCCAAATCCTTTTTAAAATAAATGCCGACGATATTCAGGCTCAGGTTCGTTCTGCCGAAGCACAGGTTAAAGTTGCCGCATCACAAGTATCGACGGCAAAAATCAATGTTAACAAAACACAACCACTGGTTGAAAAGAACATTGTTAGCGATTTCGAACTTGAATCGGCAAAAGCGAATCTGCTTGCTGCCGAAGCACAACTGGCACAAGCCAATGCCAATTTGGCCAATGCCAAAGCCAATCTGAAGTACACCATAATTAGCAGCCCCACCAACGGAATAATCGGAACTTTTCCTTATCGTGTGGGAAGCCTGGTAAGCAGTTCAATCACAAATCCGTTAACAACTGTTTCCAACACCACCCGAATGCAGGCCTACTTTTCGATGAATGAAAAAGATTTTCTGCAAATGACCAAAGATCTGGAGGGTACCACAACACGCGAGAAACTGGAAAAACTACCTGAAATAGAACTTGTATTATCAGACAACTCTGTATACCCTTACAAAGGAAAAGTTGAAATTGCAAGCGGAATTGTTGATACGCAAACCGGTGCCATAAACATTCGTGCTTCGTTCCCGAATCCAGAGGGTAACCTGCGCTCAGGAAGCAGCGGCCGTGTTCGTTTGCCCGAGGTGCATCATTCAGCATTAACCGTGCCTCAAAGTGTTACTTTCGAAATACAAGGCAACCGTTTTGTGTATGTAGTAAACGCCGAAAACAAAGTGGTTAACACACCAATTTCAACTGTAACCGGCAACCTGAAACAAGTATATGTAGTTACTTCCGGCCTTAAAGCAGGCGACAAAATAGTTACAGAAGGAATTGCAACACTTCGCGATGGTATGGAAATTAAACCCCGCCTGGCTGAAAACTCAAATTCAGTTACAGAGAACCAGCTTTCAGGAAAATAA
- a CDS encoding efflux RND transporter permease subunit — protein sequence MLKTFIERPVLSTVISTILVILGILGITTLPIEQYPDIAPPTIRVTANYTGADAQTVLNSVVIPLEEQINGVEDMIYMNSTASNSGMATIEVYFKQGTDPDMAAVNVQNRVARANALLPTEVTRAGVITGKRQNNMLMVFSVYSTNGNYDETFLQNYTKINLLPQVQRVNGVGEAMVFGARDYSMRIWLKPDILASHNLIPSDITAALNAQNLEAAPGRFGEQNNQSFEYVIRYKGKLTEPEEFENIVIKADNNGNVLRLGDVARVEMGSLSYNRITQTQGQPGIAMAIFQSAGSNARNVIMEIEDVIEEASHSFPPGVEYVTLMNTNEFLDASILKVLSTLLEAFILVFIVVFIFLQDFRATLIPAIAVPVSIIGTFFFLNIFGFSINLLTLFALVLAIGIVVDDAIVVVEAVHAKLDKGKMKPKAAAISAMNEIAMAIVSITLVMGAVFVPVTFITGTTGVFFKQFGITLTVAIILSAINALTLSPALCAIFLKPHKEELQGRKGLMKRFSTAFDTSFEITTRKYQKITSFFIRKKWLAGGMIVAFIVVLVFLMKTTPSGFVPSEDTGRMFVDISMPPATSAEKTIEIAKQLDEIIQSVPEIRSRTIISGFSFLGGTGSSYAMIIANLQPFDQRKEDGQDQNSIVQKLYGLTSQIKDARIIIFSPPMVPGFSVTGGFELKLEDKTGGDIHRFENVANEFLGALNQRPEIQYARTAFNTGFPQYRIDVDAARCMRSGLQVSSVLSAMQGYIGGYYASDFNRFGKQYRVMVQSEAQYRGNPEDLNNIKVRTATGEMAPITEFITLTKVYGPESINRFNMYTAISVNGAPGMGFSSGDAIDAIREVAAEKLPTGFDYEFSGITREEISAGNQTILIFILSLIFVYFFLAAQYESYIMPLSIITSLPIGISGAFIFARIMGVENNIYLQISLIMLIGLLAKNAILIVEFARQRREAGMSIVEAAVEGATARLRPILMTSFAFIVGLIPLVIAAGVGANGNRSIGTGAVGGMLIGTLIGILVIPAMFVVFQTLQEKVTKPKEKEISEMNSLA from the coding sequence ATGTTAAAAACATTTATAGAACGGCCGGTTTTATCAACGGTCATCTCAACCATATTGGTAATTCTGGGGATACTCGGAATTACTACGCTCCCCATTGAACAATATCCGGATATTGCACCACCAACCATTCGCGTTACGGCGAATTATACCGGTGCCGACGCTCAAACCGTGCTTAATAGTGTTGTAATTCCGCTGGAGGAACAAATTAACGGTGTTGAAGACATGATTTACATGAACTCAACAGCCAGTAATTCGGGAATGGCAACCATTGAAGTTTATTTTAAACAAGGTACCGATCCCGACATGGCTGCGGTAAACGTTCAGAATCGTGTTGCCCGGGCAAATGCCTTGTTGCCAACCGAAGTTACCCGCGCAGGTGTAATTACCGGCAAACGCCAGAACAACATGTTAATGGTATTTTCGGTGTACAGTACCAATGGCAATTACGACGAAACTTTCCTTCAAAACTATACTAAAATCAACCTTTTACCACAGGTTCAACGTGTGAACGGAGTTGGTGAGGCAATGGTTTTCGGAGCGCGTGATTATTCCATGCGAATCTGGCTGAAACCGGATATTCTGGCAAGCCATAATTTAATACCTTCGGATATTACTGCGGCTTTAAATGCTCAAAACCTTGAAGCGGCCCCCGGACGATTTGGAGAACAAAACAACCAAAGCTTTGAATATGTAATCAGATACAAGGGAAAACTTACCGAACCCGAAGAATTTGAGAACATTGTAATTAAAGCTGATAACAACGGAAATGTTTTACGTTTGGGCGATGTGGCCCGTGTTGAAATGGGTTCGTTAAGTTACAACCGAATTACACAAACCCAGGGACAGCCGGGTATTGCCATGGCTATTTTCCAGTCGGCCGGATCGAATGCCCGGAACGTAATCATGGAAATTGAAGATGTAATTGAAGAAGCGTCACACTCATTTCCTCCGGGAGTAGAATACGTGACTCTGATGAATACCAACGAATTTCTGGATGCCTCAATTTTAAAGGTGCTAAGTACACTCCTTGAGGCATTTATTCTGGTTTTTATCGTTGTATTTATCTTTCTTCAGGATTTCCGTGCTACGTTAATTCCGGCCATTGCAGTGCCTGTGTCGATAATCGGAACCTTCTTTTTCCTGAATATTTTTGGGTTCAGCATCAACCTTTTAACACTTTTTGCATTGGTTCTGGCCATTGGTATTGTTGTAGATGATGCCATTGTGGTGGTAGAAGCTGTTCACGCCAAACTCGACAAAGGAAAGATGAAACCAAAAGCTGCAGCAATTTCAGCCATGAATGAAATTGCAATGGCAATTGTTTCAATTACGCTGGTAATGGGTGCAGTGTTCGTGCCGGTGACCTTTATTACCGGAACCACCGGGGTATTTTTCAAACAATTTGGTATTACGCTTACCGTTGCAATTATATTATCGGCTATTAATGCACTTACACTTAGCCCGGCGCTTTGTGCTATTTTCTTAAAACCACACAAAGAAGAACTGCAGGGAAGAAAAGGTTTAATGAAACGTTTCTCAACTGCCTTTGATACTTCGTTTGAAATTACAACCCGGAAATACCAGAAAATTACCAGCTTCTTTATTCGTAAAAAATGGCTGGCAGGCGGAATGATTGTAGCTTTTATTGTCGTTCTGGTTTTTCTGATGAAAACCACTCCAAGCGGATTTGTTCCGTCGGAAGATACAGGTCGTATGTTTGTAGATATTTCGATGCCTCCTGCAACTTCTGCTGAAAAAACCATTGAGATAGCCAAACAACTTGACGAAATTATTCAATCGGTTCCGGAAATACGATCACGGACGATTATTTCAGGATTCTCATTTTTAGGCGGAACGGGTAGTTCGTATGCAATGATTATTGCCAACCTGCAGCCCTTCGACCAAAGAAAGGAAGATGGACAGGATCAAAACAGCATCGTTCAAAAACTATACGGCTTGACCTCACAAATAAAAGATGCGCGTATTATTATCTTTTCGCCTCCAATGGTTCCCGGTTTTAGTGTTACCGGTGGTTTTGAGTTGAAACTGGAAGATAAAACAGGCGGAGACATTCATCGTTTTGAGAATGTGGCCAACGAATTTCTTGGAGCACTTAATCAACGTCCCGAAATTCAGTATGCGCGTACTGCATTTAACACAGGATTTCCACAATACCGAATTGATGTTGATGCAGCCCGTTGTATGCGTTCAGGTCTTCAGGTTAGTTCGGTACTTTCGGCCATGCAAGGTTATATTGGCGGGTACTACGCATCCGATTTTAATCGTTTCGGAAAACAGTACCGCGTAATGGTGCAATCGGAAGCGCAGTATCGGGGAAATCCGGAAGATTTGAACAATATAAAAGTTAGAACGGCCACCGGCGAGATGGCTCCAATTACGGAGTTCATTACACTCACAAAAGTATACGGACCGGAAAGTATCAATCGATTTAATATGTACACTGCCATTTCGGTGAACGGTGCCCCGGGAATGGGTTTTAGCTCGGGTGATGCCATTGATGCCATTCGTGAAGTTGCTGCCGAAAAATTGCCTACCGGATTTGATTATGAATTTTCGGGAATTACACGTGAAGAAATTAGTGCAGGAAACCAAACCATTCTCATCTTTATTTTGAGTTTAATATTTGTGTACTTTTTCCTTGCGGCACAGTACGAAAGTTACATTATGCCTTTGTCGATTATTACTTCGTTGCCCATTGGTATTTCGGGTGCATTTATATTTGCCCGGATAATGGGAGTAGAAAATAATATCTACCTGCAAATTTCGCTAATCATGTTAATCGGACTGCTGGCCAAAAACGCCATTCTTATTGTGGAGTTTGCACGACAGCGAAGAGAAGCCGGAATGAGTATTGTGGAAGCCGCAGTAGAGGGAGCTACTGCCCGCTTGCGACCTATTTTAATGACTTCGTTTGCTTTTATTGTGGGATTAATTCCGCTGGTAATTGCCGCAGGAGTTGGTGCAAATGGGAACCGCTCGATAGGAACCGGTGCCGTTGGAGGTATGCTGATTGGAACCTTAATCGGAATTTTGGTGATTCCTGCCATGTTTGTTGTTTTCCAAACACTTCAGGAAAAAGTTACAAAACCAAAAGAAAAAGAAATCTCAGAAATGAATAGTCTGGCATAA
- a CDS encoding TolC family protein has translation MNSFKNIVLAFLTASVMFSCSSSSHYQRSQTNTDGIFGIEETDTTNMANESWQNLFNDDLLDSLIAEGLRNNLDLQAATQRVVAAEAYFKQSRAALVPSVSAQAGHTYVHRSESTYPNGPSNYNASQITVQSSWEIDFWGKLSSAKKASYASYMATDAAQKAVQTSLIASISSAYYNLLALDSKLAITKKTVQNSAELVETMKILKESGKVTGAAVVQSEAARYAAEVTIPDIEQQIKASENTICLLLGRTPGTIKRGRFEDQETNTLLTTGVPSELLENRPDVMQAEFELINAFELTNSAKAYFYPSVTLTASSGFEALKFEDLFDPTSFAANLVGGLVQPIFNKRQNKTRLEVAKATQAQMLANFSSTLLNAGKEVNDALNLYDSSVQKTELRKMQLEALEKSVDYTKELLIYGSATYTEVLNAQQSLLNAELNNVNDRVQQLNAVVSLYRALGGGWQ, from the coding sequence ATGAATTCATTTAAAAATATAGTGCTTGCTTTTTTAACTGCATCAGTAATGTTCTCGTGCAGTTCGAGCAGCCACTACCAAAGAAGTCAGACCAATACTGATGGTATTTTTGGTATTGAAGAAACTGACACCACAAACATGGCCAATGAAAGCTGGCAGAATTTGTTTAACGATGATCTGCTTGACAGTTTAATTGCCGAAGGATTAAGAAACAATCTTGATTTGCAGGCTGCAACACAAAGAGTAGTAGCTGCCGAAGCGTATTTTAAACAAAGCCGTGCGGCGCTGGTTCCATCGGTATCGGCCCAGGCCGGCCATACCTATGTACACAGGTCAGAGTCAACTTATCCCAACGGACCGAGCAACTACAATGCTTCGCAAATTACTGTACAAAGTAGCTGGGAAATTGATTTTTGGGGAAAACTAAGCAGTGCAAAAAAAGCATCGTATGCCAGTTACATGGCAACCGATGCGGCACAAAAGGCTGTTCAAACCAGTCTGATCGCGTCCATCTCTTCTGCTTATTATAATTTACTGGCTTTAGACAGCAAACTGGCTATCACTAAAAAAACGGTGCAAAATAGTGCTGAGCTGGTAGAAACAATGAAAATTTTGAAAGAAAGTGGAAAAGTTACAGGTGCGGCGGTGGTGCAGAGCGAGGCTGCTCGTTATGCCGCAGAAGTAACCATTCCGGATATTGAGCAACAAATTAAAGCAAGCGAAAATACAATTTGCCTGTTGTTGGGAAGAACGCCCGGAACAATAAAAAGAGGCAGATTTGAAGACCAGGAAACAAACACCCTTCTAACAACAGGTGTTCCTTCTGAACTTTTGGAAAACCGACCAGATGTAATGCAGGCCGAATTTGAATTAATAAATGCTTTTGAACTAACAAATAGTGCCAAAGCCTATTTTTACCCGTCGGTTACTTTAACTGCCAGTTCGGGTTTTGAGGCACTGAAATTCGAGGATCTTTTTGATCCGACATCGTTCGCTGCCAATTTGGTTGGTGGCCTGGTACAACCCATATTTAATAAACGGCAAAATAAAACACGGCTCGAAGTGGCCAAAGCAACTCAGGCACAAATGTTGGCGAATTTTAGCAGTACACTGTTAAATGCAGGTAAAGAAGTGAATGATGCTTTGAATTTGTACGATTCGTCGGTGCAAAAAACTGAACTTCGAAAAATGCAGCTCGAAGCACTGGAAAAATCAGTTGATTACACCAAGGAACTTCTGATTTATGGCTCGGCAACTTACACCGAAGTTTTAAATGCACAACAAAGTTTATTAAACGCTGAACTAAACAATGTTAACGATCGGGTGCAACAACTCAACGCAGTTGTTTCGTTGTACCGGGCATTGGGTGGTGGCTGGCAATAA
- a CDS encoding GNAT family N-acetyltransferase has protein sequence MTKKKLIKVDLNNPVHCEQVLHLLNDYMEDEMGISDSMPEDLGPKIIEGLKKHAAYLGFFVCVGNEFAALANCNLNYSTWAAKFLINIHDFIVAPAFRKQGVGEFLLNGIENYAKENEYCKVNLEVRNDNYKAQKLYQKVGFADCQPPMYFWQKPI, from the coding sequence ATGACTAAGAAGAAATTAATAAAAGTAGATCTGAATAATCCGGTACATTGCGAACAGGTACTTCATCTTTTAAACGATTACATGGAAGATGAAATGGGAATAAGCGATTCGATGCCCGAAGATCTTGGCCCCAAAATAATTGAAGGATTAAAAAAACATGCAGCATACCTTGGTTTTTTTGTTTGTGTTGGAAATGAGTTTGCAGCTTTGGCCAACTGTAACCTTAACTATTCAACCTGGGCAGCTAAATTCCTGATCAATATTCACGATTTTATTGTAGCTCCTGCATTTCGTAAACAAGGTGTTGGCGAATTTCTTTTAAATGGGATTGAAAATTACGCCAAAGAAAACGAGTATTGCAAAGTCAATCTTGAAGTTAGAAACGATAATTATAAAGCCCAAAAGCTTTACCAAAAAGTGGGATTTGCCGATTGCCAGCCACCAATGTATTTTTGGCAAAAACCAATTTAG
- a CDS encoding sigma 54-interacting transcriptional regulator yields MEIKCRKGGEECYGLSEMTLLFDISQRLIQSKQLKNDLNTIIRMVAEYLDAERCFLTIFNRENSQIYIEAAYGLSTSQQAKGKYKLGEGIIGKVVEMSRPVVIEKISKSSLFLNKTNQELYKDGKELSFTCVPIIDDGRVTGTLSVTRIYNPHITFEEDTRLLSIIGSMIVRTARQRQERLEEMETLKQKNLELETQLSSNKSLNMIGNSGKMRDVYSLVQMVGKTNSTVLIRGESGVGKELVADAIHEASTRKGKSFIKVNCSALPESLIESELFGHEKGAFTGADTQRKGRFEMAHGGTIFLDELGDIPLSTQVKLLRMIQQREFERVGGTQTIKSDVRIVAATNRNLEEMIKSEDFREDLYYRINVFPIYIPSLRERRDDIPLLVDHFIGKFNKENSTKIKRITTSALDMLMVYGWPGNIRELENCIERACILSTDNVIHSYNLPPSLQTADSTNTLAKGGMVYTVEQVEKQLIREALTTTKGNITKAAEDLKVTERMLGTRLKKYKIDAWRYKV; encoded by the coding sequence ATGGAAATTAAATGCAGAAAAGGCGGGGAAGAGTGTTATGGGTTAAGCGAGATGACTTTGCTTTTTGATATAAGTCAGCGTTTAATTCAAAGCAAACAATTGAAAAACGATTTGAATACAATTATTCGGATGGTTGCTGAATATTTGGATGCCGAACGTTGTTTTCTCACCATCTTTAATCGCGAAAATTCGCAAATATACATCGAGGCAGCCTACGGATTAAGTACCTCGCAGCAAGCAAAAGGTAAATACAAATTAGGTGAAGGAATTATTGGGAAAGTGGTTGAGATGTCGCGCCCGGTTGTGATTGAAAAAATTTCCAAATCGTCGCTATTTCTGAATAAAACCAACCAGGAACTATACAAAGACGGCAAGGAGCTTAGTTTTACCTGCGTTCCGATTATTGACGACGGACGGGTAACCGGAACATTAAGTGTAACCCGTATTTATAATCCACACATTACATTTGAAGAAGATACACGTTTGCTTTCAATCATCGGATCGATGATTGTGCGAACGGCACGTCAGCGCCAGGAACGTTTGGAAGAAATGGAAACGCTGAAGCAAAAAAACCTGGAACTGGAAACCCAACTTTCGAGCAATAAAAGTTTGAATATGATCGGTAATTCGGGCAAAATGCGCGATGTATATTCATTGGTTCAAATGGTTGGGAAAACCAATTCTACTGTTTTAATTCGCGGAGAAAGCGGGGTAGGTAAAGAGCTGGTTGCCGATGCAATACACGAAGCCAGCACCCGAAAGGGTAAAAGTTTTATTAAAGTGAATTGTTCTGCTTTGCCCGAATCCTTAATCGAAAGCGAACTGTTTGGCCACGAAAAAGGTGCTTTTACCGGTGCCGATACGCAACGAAAGGGGCGTTTTGAAATGGCACACGGTGGTACTATATTTTTAGATGAATTGGGCGATATTCCGCTTTCAACCCAGGTAAAACTTTTGCGAATGATCCAGCAGCGCGAGTTTGAACGCGTTGGCGGTACACAAACCATAAAATCGGATGTACGGATTGTGGCAGCCACCAATCGCAACCTGGAGGAGATGATAAAATCGGAAGATTTCAGGGAAGATTTATATTACCGGATCAATGTGTTTCCAATTTACATTCCTTCGTTGCGCGAGCGACGCGATGATATACCACTTTTGGTCGATCATTTTATAGGCAAATTTAACAAGGAAAACAGCACCAAAATTAAACGTATTACCACTTCGGCTCTCGATATGTTAATGGTTTACGGATGGCCGGGTAACATTCGCGAGTTGGAAAACTGCATTGAAAGGGCTTGTATTTTAAGTACTGATAACGTGATTCACAGTTACAATTTGCCTCCTTCGCTGCAAACTGCCGATTCAACCAATACTTTGGCAAAAGGTGGCATGGTTTATACCGTGGAGCAAGTGGAAAAACAACTTATTCGCGAGGCACTAACCACTACCAAAGGGAACATTACAAAAGCTGCCGAAGATTTGAAAGTGACCGAACGAATGCTGGGAACCCGTTTGAAAAAATACAAGATTGATGCCTGGCGATATAAAGTATAA
- a CDS encoding polyprenol monophosphomannose synthase — protein MSKNLVIIPTYNEKENVEKMIRKVFSLEKPFHLLIVEDNSPDGTADIVQKLQKEFPDSLHIHERKGKLGLGTAYIAGFKWALERDYEAVCEMDCDFSHNPDDLLKLFAAIENGADVAVGSRYITGINVVNWPLGRVLMSYFASMYVRIVTGMNVRDTTAGFVCWKRKVLETIDLDNIKLIGYGFQVEMKFTAYKFGFNIKEVSIVFTDRQEGTSKMSGGIFNEALWGVLKIKMRSWFKKYEIPA, from the coding sequence GTGTCGAAAAATCTGGTTATCATACCCACATACAACGAAAAGGAAAACGTTGAAAAAATGATTCGTAAAGTCTTTTCTCTCGAAAAACCTTTTCATCTATTAATCGTTGAAGACAATTCTCCGGATGGAACTGCAGATATTGTACAAAAACTTCAAAAAGAATTTCCAGACTCACTTCACATTCACGAAAGAAAAGGAAAACTTGGATTGGGGACAGCGTACATTGCCGGCTTTAAGTGGGCACTGGAAAGAGATTACGAAGCTGTTTGTGAAATGGACTGCGATTTTTCGCATAATCCCGACGATTTGCTCAAACTTTTTGCCGCCATTGAAAACGGTGCTGATGTAGCTGTTGGCTCGCGTTATATTACAGGAATTAACGTGGTAAACTGGCCACTTGGCAGGGTGTTGATGTCGTATTTTGCATCGATGTATGTACGTATTGTTACCGGCATGAATGTTCGCGATACCACGGCCGGATTTGTTTGCTGGAAGCGAAAAGTGCTCGAAACAATCGACCTTGACAATATTAAACTGATCGGCTACGGGTTTCAGGTGGAAATGAAATTTACAGCTTACAAATTCGGATTCAACATAAAAGAAGTATCGATTGTATTTACCGACCGACAGGAAGGAACTTCGAAAATGAGCGGAGGTATTTTTAACGAAGCACTTTGGGGAGTGCTGAAAATTAAAATGCGAAGCTGGTTTAAGAAATACGAAATACCTGCTTAA
- a CDS encoding dihydroorotase, translated as MKTLIKDATIVNEGLKFKGSVLINDEKIEKIFPHVIPSDLDLTNVETIDATGLLLIPGAIDDQVHFREPGLTHKAEIATESRAAVAGGVTTYMEMPNTNPQTTTQEALQAKFDRAAQVSAANYSFYMGATNNNLAEVLKTDPTQVCGIKVFMGSSTGNMLVDDEKTLSEIFKNAPTLVATHCEDEATIKKNTEIARARYGENVPISRHCHIRSDEACYISSSKAVELASKFDTRLHVLHLSSAKEMSLFAPGKVADKKITAEVCVHHLWFDERDYIDYGTRIKWNPSVKCVADKEALWEALLADKIDVIATDHAPHTLEEKNNTYFKAPSGGPLVQHSLVAMLELSKKGFISLEKVIGKMCHAPADLYRVNKRGYIREGYFADLVLVDPNKSWMVAPENILYKCGWAPFERTLFSNKVHTTFVNGNKVYANNKVVDGVRGQKVTFNV; from the coding sequence ATGAAAACTTTGATAAAAGACGCAACGATTGTTAACGAGGGATTGAAATTTAAAGGAAGTGTATTAATCAATGACGAAAAAATCGAAAAGATTTTCCCACATGTAATCCCGTCCGATCTTGACTTAACAAATGTTGAAACAATAGATGCCACCGGGCTTTTACTCATTCCCGGAGCAATTGACGATCAGGTTCATTTTCGTGAGCCGGGTTTAACGCACAAAGCCGAAATTGCCACCGAAAGCCGGGCCGCAGTAGCCGGTGGAGTTACCACCTACATGGAAATGCCCAATACCAATCCGCAAACTACAACACAGGAAGCTTTGCAGGCAAAATTCGACCGGGCAGCCCAGGTGTCGGCAGCCAACTACTCGTTTTATATGGGTGCCACAAACAATAATCTTGCTGAGGTATTAAAAACCGATCCGACTCAGGTTTGCGGAATCAAAGTTTTTATGGGTTCATCAACCGGAAATATGTTGGTTGACGACGAGAAAACACTCTCCGAAATATTTAAAAATGCACCTACTTTGGTAGCAACACACTGCGAAGACGAAGCAACCATTAAAAAAAATACAGAGATTGCCCGTGCCCGTTATGGCGAGAATGTGCCAATTTCGCGGCACTGCCACATACGCAGTGACGAAGCTTGTTACATTTCATCGTCGAAAGCGGTTGAACTGGCTTCAAAATTCGACACTCGTCTACACGTTTTGCACCTGTCGTCGGCAAAAGAAATGAGTTTGTTTGCTCCGGGCAAAGTGGCCGACAAAAAAATTACGGCCGAAGTGTGTGTGCACCATCTTTGGTTCGACGAACGTGATTATATCGATTACGGAACGCGTATTAAATGGAATCCTTCGGTTAAATGTGTGGCAGACAAGGAGGCACTTTGGGAGGCACTTCTTGCAGATAAGATTGACGTAATTGCAACTGATCATGCTCCACATACTTTGGAAGAAAAAAACAACACCTACTTTAAAGCTCCATCGGGTGGACCACTGGTTCAGCACTCGCTTGTTGCCATGCTTGAGCTCAGCAAAAAAGGATTTATTTCGCTTGAAAAAGTGATCGGAAAAATGTGCCATGCACCGGCCGACTTGTATCGTGTAAATAAACGCGGCTACATTCGTGAAGGTTATTTTGCCGACTTGGTTTTGGTCGATCCAAACAAAAGCTGGATGGTAGCTCCCGAGAATATTTTATACAAATGTGGCTGGGCTCCGTTTGAAAGAACATTATTCTCGAATAAAGTGCATACTACTTTTGTTAACGGAAATAAAGTATACGCCAACAACAAAGTGGTAGATGGAGTTCGCGGACAAAAGGTGACTTTTAATGTTTAA
- a CDS encoding DUF6175 family protein: protein MIRKIFYTIAVLVLSISAFSQAKKPTIMVVPSDNWCIKNGYTQMFDEMGTLKTLPDYKLALQNETDLLMTISKINTMMADRGFPLVNLESVLRNMEQESAEIAMLTSKSGGGISESPIDILQRTANADIIMQLTYVINQVGPQRSITFMLQGLDAYTNKQIAGAQGTGEPSLATETPVLLEEAVLSHIDNFNSRLQDHFNDLFENGREVAFQTRIWDTSMLDFEEEFDYNGETLELGEIIEDWVYENTVEGRYSTSTYTENVIRFDQVRIPLYDDRGRANDTRRWMRDLRSMMGKAPFNQECKIYTRGLGEVWLIVGEK from the coding sequence ATGATTAGAAAAATATTTTATACAATTGCTGTTTTAGTTCTCAGTATTTCGGCTTTTTCGCAAGCCAAAAAACCAACCATTATGGTGGTTCCCAGCGATAATTGGTGCATTAAAAACGGGTACACCCAAATGTTCGACGAAATGGGCACCCTAAAAACATTACCCGATTATAAACTGGCACTGCAAAACGAAACCGATTTATTAATGACCATCAGTAAAATAAATACAATGATGGCCGACCGGGGATTTCCTTTGGTAAACCTTGAAAGTGTTTTGCGAAATATGGAACAGGAAAGTGCCGAAATTGCCATGCTGACAAGCAAGTCGGGCGGAGGTATTTCCGAAAGTCCAATTGATATTTTGCAACGAACTGCCAATGCCGATATCATTATGCAATTAACGTATGTGATTAACCAGGTGGGGCCGCAACGTTCAATTACTTTTATGTTGCAAGGTTTAGATGCATACACAAACAAACAAATTGCAGGTGCGCAGGGTACAGGCGAACCTTCGCTGGCCACCGAAACACCTGTTTTGCTTGAAGAAGCTGTTTTGTCGCACATCGATAATTTTAATTCGAGGTTGCAGGATCATTTTAATGATTTGTTTGAAAACGGCCGCGAGGTTGCCTTTCAAACCCGTATTTGGGATACTTCAATGCTGGATTTTGAAGAGGAATTTGATTACAACGGTGAAACCCTTGAGTTGGGCGAAATAATTGAAGACTGGGTGTATGAAAATACAGTTGAAGGACGATACAGTACAAGCACTTATACCGAAAATGTGATTCGGTTCGATCAGGTTCGTATTCCTTTATACGACGACCGTGGAAGAGCCAACGACACAAGACGCTGGATGCGGGATTTACGCTCGATGATGGGAAAAGCACCGTTTAACCAGGAGTGTAAAATTTATACTCGCGGTTTGGGCGAAGTGTGGTTAATAGTTGGCGAAAAATAA